Within Verrucomicrobiota bacterium, the genomic segment CTGGCCTACCGCGTGCGGCACGGCGACAACGCGAAGTTCGAGGGCTTGATCCGCCGTGACCCGGCGCACCAGGAGGAGATCGTCATCGCGAACATGTCCTGCAACTCCAGCCGCACCACCGGTCTGCGGCCGGAGATCATCGACAATCTCAAAGCGCAAAATCCCGACCTTCTGTTCTTCGCCGGAGACCAAACCTACCGGCACACCGAGCACACGGCGGGCTGGATCGAGTTTGGCCTTCAATTCCGAGAGATCATGCGCGACCGTCCGACCCTCTGCATTCCGGACGATCATGATGTGGGCCACGGAAATCTCTGGGGGGAAAACGGAAAACGCTCGACGATCCCCGGCGATGCGGACGGCGGCTATCGCTACCCGGTCGAGTATGTGAACCAGGTCCAGCGCCAGCAATCCTGGCACCTGCCCGACCCCGTGGACCCGGCACCCGTCCAGCGCGGCATCACGGTCCATTTTACGCGGCTCATCGTCGGGGGCGTGGACTTCGCCCTGCTCGAAGACCGCAAGTTCAAGAGCGGACCCGCCGGAAAGATTCCGCAGATGGGACCGCGGCCGGATCACATCAACGATCCTTCCTATGACCCCAAGGCGATCGACTTGCCCGGCCTGCAACTCCTGGGCGAGCGCCAGGAAAAATTCCTCCACGCCTGGGGGCAGGACTGGACCGGTGCGGAAATGAAGTGCGTGCTCTCTGCCACCGCCTTCTGCGGCGCCGTCCACATGCATGGAAAACGCGACGGACGCCTGCTGGCCGATCTCGATTGCAACGGCTGGCCGCAGAGCAGACGTAATCTCGCGCTGGAGGAAATCCGCCGCGCTTGGGCCGTGCATCTCTGCGGCGATCAGCATCTCGCCGTCGTGGTGAAAAACGGCATCCGAGAGTTCGGCGACGGACCCTACGCCTTCACCAGTCCCGCGCTCGTCAACACCATCTACGGCCGCTGGTGGCATCCGTTGGATGAGAAACCCGGCCCCAACCCCGTGCCGAACAGTCCGCTGTCATGGACAGGCGATTTCCACGACGGCCTTGGGAATAAACTCAGCATGATGGCCTACGCCAACCCCAAGGACGTCAGCGACGAAAAACAGCGCTCCGACGGCTATGGCATCGCCCGCTTCAACAAGAAGAAACGCACGATCACCTTTGAGTGCTGGCCGCGATTCGCCGATGTGAAACAGGGTGACCAGGCGCAGTTTCCCGGCTGGCCCATCACCGTCGCGATGGCCGCCAATGACGGCCGCAAAGTCCACGCACTGCTCCCCGCGGTGAAGCTCGAGGGCGCGGCGAATCCGGTCGTCCAAGTCATCGCCGAGGCCACCGGAGAGATTCTCTACACGGTCAGGTCACAGGGCGCGAGCTTCACTCCTCGCGTCTATGCGCCCGGAAAATACACCGTCAAAGCCGGCCAGGACAAACCGGACACCGTCCTTGCGAAGGGCCTTGAGGTGCCATGAAAAACTCTTCCGAACCTGCCACCTCAAGGTTTCAACAACACGAGCAAGCAACTTGCCATGGCCTCCTGACCTTCTCCTTGGATTCGTGGCCATCGCCGCAGGCTTCGCCACGCCCGTCGCGGTTAGGGCCGTCGGACAGAACCGGCCCTGGAAGACACCCGATTTCACCCAAAGCGACGCCCTTCCCGCAGCCGCAAAGCACGACTGGAATCTCGGTCCCCCGGGACGGCGAGGGTGGATGTTTTGCGACACGATGGTCAAGACCGACGCGCGCTAGATTTTCGTCACCAAATTGGAAAAGGGTTCTCCAGCCGATGGTGTTTTACTCATCGGAGATGTCATCCTTGGAGCCCGCGGCAAACCATTTGCCTACGATCCACGCAGCGAATTCGGCATGGCACTGACCCCTGCTGAATTTTAAGCGGACGCAGGAAGACTGACAGTGACGTGAAGCGGCTCAGTCGCAAGCCGGAGGCTTGCCAGCTATTAGCCGGTGGTTGAGGAGCGCAGCGACGATACCACCGGTCCACCGGGTCGCCCAAGCCTGTGCATCCTGGAGGGATGCCAGCGTCGCAGGTGCCAATACCCGCGGGGTGCGGGTTTCAGGCCTCCAGGGCCGGTTTTTCATTGGCAGGGGGCGCCGCTCATCCCTGAGCTTCAGGCCTCCTGACTTCTAGCTGCGAATATCTGCGGAGACGGGAACATTCTTGAGACCACCACAGCTGATCCCCCATGTTGCACGGTTCCTTATTCCAATGCGCTTTCAAGATGAGCTTAAGTCGCGCAGGATATTTCGTTCCAGCCAAGGCGCGAGCAAGGAGCATATCCAAAGGATCTGTGACTGACGAGCAACGCCGCCTGCGACGGAAAAGACCAGCGAATTAAGCTCATCTTGAAAGCAAATTGGAATTACCGCGCTGCGACCCCTCCCGGGGTCGACGACGCTGTCGTACCCAGGATCCGAGGCATGGACAATCGCGACAACATGCATGCCATCCGCACGGTGCAGAAATTGGTGGCCGATGCCGATCCGCGGGTGGACTACATCCCGACATCGCACGGCGCGGCGGAGAGGCCGGTTTGCACGATCACTACGGAACCCTGGGCCAGCTCGAACATGGGGTGAACTATGCCGAGGCCTATTTTGCGCACGTTGGGGAAATCGACGGCAGTCGATCGCCCGCTCACAGCCTGGCCGAAGGCCCGGAGCAGCCCCGTGAAACTCTTCATCCTCGCAGGCCATCGCAACCTGGAGCTATCCTTCACCGCTTTGAAGCGGAGGAGCACGCCGCACCCATGATCCACCGGCCCGACGGCCGGAGGTGGGTGGGCAGCCGGCGGATTCACTCCGTTTGCGGACCAAGCATGTTCTGGTTCTTCAGCCAGGCGACGCAGCGATCCGTTCAGGTCGAACAGGGCAGGCTGCTTTTGCGAACCCCGAAGCCGTGGCCGCCCTGCGCATAGACATGCATCTCCGTTGGCACTTTCGCCCGCTTCAAAGCGAGGTACAACACCACGCTGTTCTCCGCTCCGGCCACCGCATCGTCGCTTGCATGCACCAGGAGGATCGGTGGCGTGTCCTTCGGAATTCGAACATAGGGCGCGAGAACATCCTTGTTGATCTCCTGACCCGCAGGCCGCTGTTCGATGAAATAACCGGGATAAACGGCGATCGCGAAGTCGGGCCGGCAACTGATCTGATCCATTTCGTCGATCGGCTCGTAGGCGCGCTGGTCGAAGTGCGTCGCCGTAGCCACAGCCAGATGCCCGCCCGCCGAGAATCCAACCATGCCGATCCGTTTCGGATCGATCGCCCATTCCGCGGCCCGACTCCTCACCAGACTAACCGCCCGTTGCGCGTCCAGCAAAGGTCCCGGAGCCGGCAGCGGCTCCGGCTGGCCCGGACGGCGCGGCACACGATACTTGAGCACAAACGCCGTGACTCCAACCGTGTTCAGCCAGGCGGCCACCTCCTCGCCTTCCAGATCCCAGGCCAAGTTCCAGTATCCTCCCCCCGGACAGATGATCATGGCCGCCCCGGTGCTCCGGTCTTTGGCCGGTCGGAACACCGTGATCGTCGGCTTGGTCACCCCGGTGATCCACTTGGCATCCTGGGTGGGAGCTTAGGAAGGCGAACGAACGCGCTCGGGACCGATCTTGCCGTAATCCCCCGGAACCGCTCCCGGCCACACTGGCAACACGAGGGGCTCCCCTGCCCCGTTAACCGGACTGACCAAGAGGAGCCCGACGGCAAGGCCAGACCAACAGGCGGTCCGGATCGGCGAGAGCAGCACTTCGATGGGTTTCATGGAAATTGAGACATGATCGAGTCCCGGTGGATCTCACCGCTTCAGCATTTCCGCCACAAACTCGAATAGCGCCCTCGAGGGCGCATCTTCCGGCAGACCGAGGTTTTCGTTGATGCGACTGTGCGTGGTGTCCCTGGCTCCGAAGAGTTTGCTGGAAATCCCAGCGTCCTTCAGCACAGCGTCGAGGCGTTGCGCTTGCGCCGTCGTGTCGGGATGCTCGGCCACGTGGAGAATCAAGAACGGCGGAATATTCCTGCCCTTGGTCACGTGCGTCACCGCGGAGTAATCCCGGTGCTTCGCCGGATCGTTGCCGAACTTCACGCGGTGTCCGACCTTCGCTTGCGGCAGGCCATGCACCCGGCGTCGCGTCTCGGCAGTCTCGATGATCGCCGGCACATCGAAAGTGTCGCCATCCACCGGCACGCAACCCTTGATCCTCGTGAAGGGCACCCCTTCGGCTTTCAGATAACGCTCATCAATGCAAATCAGTGCCGCGAGTTGTGCGCCGGCCGAGTGGCCCATGACGAAGATACGCGTCGGATCCCCACCGTACCGGGCGATGTTGCCATGGACCCAGCCAAGGGACTTGGCCACATCGCGGAAGATGGTCGCCATCTCGACTTCAGCCAAGAGCCGGTATCCCGTGGAAACAAACACAAACCCCTTGTCCACGAACGCCTGCGGCTTGAGTTGGATGGCGGTCCGGTCGCCGCTCTCCCAACCTCCACCATGAATCCAAAAGACGACCGGCAAGTGCTTCGCGCCCTCCGGCGCATAGATGTCCACTCTCTGCCGCGAGTTCGCCGGCGTGGCGTAGGGAACGTCGCGCGTTGAGACAAGCCTGGAGTGGGCGGGCGCCGGGGTCTGGGCTTGTGCTGGATTGATCATCGTCACCAGCAGGATGGAGAAGAGCAAATTGAACTGATTCATGATGCGCGATGAATGGGAGTGTAAAGGCAATGCGAAGACCCCTGGATCCGCCATCGGCAAGAGAGGACTTGCTTCAGCCGTGGAGTGCATGCCTCAACAACGTATGACTCGTGCCAACGGGCGGCAAGCTTCCACTCAAGACAGCCTGCGCGGCCGGTGCTTCCGAAAGTCCTCGGGGCGGGCCCAGAAGCGGGACTCTTCAATATTGTCCTGCGGACGGATGGAGAATTACTTTCTGTCCTGGAGCTCCACACGGACGGTCGATAATCCTGATTCTCATCGAAGCAACCGAAAGCCTGTTTTCATCCGTATGATCGGTATGATTCGAGTGATTCGTGGGCAAATGACTCCCGTATCCGCGGATTTGGGCAAATACCTACTCGCCCCCTCCGCCATGGTCGTCGAGGCGGGGGCTGAGTCCTCTCTGCCGACTCTCGAAAAGGAAGCTCTCCGTTGACCCACCTCGCGCTTATCATCAGTTGAAGAATACAGGGCTGGCTGCGTTACGACGACTCAGCTACCGCCAACTCCGGGATGCATGGTCGATCAAAGCATTCCCAATTCTCCGATTGTCGCGCCAGGCTCATTGGCCCATGATGCGACTCTCATGGAAACCCGAAGACGCCTTGGCCAACTGGCAATCCTGTGGCTCACCTTCCAGGCCGCGGCGCTTCACGCGGCCGATTCCACCAACACCGTCAGAATCGCCGCCGCGCAGGCGGCACGGCGCGTCATCGACTTTCGTCTCCCGCCTGAAAGGGCACTGGCCGAGGTGGACAAGAACCTCGACGAACTTGAACGGATCATCCATCGCGCCGGCGAGGCGAAGTGTGACGCGCTGGTCCTCCCCGAAGACACCCCCGGCTTGCTGAACTGGGTCGGATCGAACGAGACGGAGGCGAAGGCATTACTGCCGAAGGCGGTGGACCGGGTGATTCAACGCCTTGGAACCGCCGCCGCCCGCCACAGCATGTATCTGGTCGTGTGCAGCGACTTTACGGAAAGCGATGGAGGCATTTACAACACCGCCTTTCTGCTGGGTCGCGACGGCAAAGAGTTGGGGCGCTATCACAAAGTGTGTCCAACGTGGGGAGAGGCGGGCGCGCGCCGGCGGGGAAATTCGTTCCCAGTATTTCCGACGAAGGACCTGGGCACGGCCTCGATGCTGATCTGTTACGACCTCGTGGTTCCGGAAACCGCACGCTGCGTCGCTTTGGCCGGGGCCGACATCATCTTCTTCCCGACCATGGGCGGCGCGGCCATTGGCAGCGATGACATCGGAGTGCAGGCGTTGCGGGTGCGAGCGGCGGAGAATTTCATCTGGCTGGTCGTCGCGCAACGCGGCAGCGGGGCCATGATCATTTCGCCCCAGGGCAAAATTGTCGCCACGGCCGAGGGCCCGGACAGTCTGGCCATCGCGGATATCGAGGTCCGGGGGGGCAGCGCACGGGCGGCGACGCGCTGAACTGGCAGCGCGACATGCGCGCCCGGCTGTTCCGCGAGCGGAACCCGGATGCCTTTCGCATCCTGACCGAGGCCAGCCCACCTGTGCTCGCCAAAGTGCCGATCGAGATCACACAACAGGAAGCCGGACGCATCATGGCACGCGCGCTGACGGTGGGCGAAGAAGAGTTCAAGCAAGCCAGCAGTCTTGCCGGGAGCGGCAAGGTTCATGAGGCGATTTCGGCCTTTCAGCGCCTGCGCCAGGAGTATCCCGCGACGTGGATCGATCGCCGGTCGGAGGAGCGGTTGGCCAAGCTTCAGCCTGCCTCGCCGAGGCCGGACCCATCCACGCCCGGCCTTGCCTCGAAGTATGTGGGCGATGCCGGCATCGAGCATGACCCCGACGTGTTGTTCGCCGACAATTTTGAATCGGGCGCCATGACAAAATGGGACCAGCAACGCGGACGCGTCGTCATGACCGAAACCCGGCCAAACGCAGGCCGTTGGTGCGTCCACATGCCCATGGAGCGAGGCAAGAATCATGGCGGCGACGCCATTAAGTGGTTCATGCCCGGCGCGGACGCAGTCTACGCGCGCCTCTACGTGAAATTCTCGCCCGATTACCAATACAACCATCACTTCGTCTGGCTCGGAGCCAATCAGCGCACGAACAAATGGTCCGCCTTCGGCAAGGCCGGTCTCAAGCCCAATGGCACGTACTACTCGACCGGCATGGAACCCTGGTTCGCCTGGGGGAAGAATCCGCCGCCGGGCGAAGTGAATCTCTACTCCTACTACCTAGACATGGAGCCGGACCGGAAGATGGACAAATACTGGGGCAACAACTTCTTCCCGCCCGGACCGGGCAAGGGCCAGGCCGCCGGTGAAGCGCGCTTCATTCCGAAACTGAACGAATGGCAGTGCTGGGAATTCATGATTCAGGCGAACACGGCGCCGGACAAAGCCGATGGCAAGCAGGCCATGTGGGTGGATGGAAAGTTGATCGGCGAATTCACCGGGCTCCGCTGGCGCCATGACCTGGATTTAAAGGTGAATTGCTTCTGGCTCGAACATTACAGCTACGACGAGGGCGACCCCACCAAGCAGTACTGGAAAGACAGCCAGTCCGTCTGGTTCGATGACGTAGTCGTGGCCAGCCGCTACATCGGTCCGATGAAGAAATGAGTGATCCTAAAAACGGCAGTGGCCCTTCAAGAATCTTCGCAGGTCCTGCCAACAAGGCATTCCGAATCACTCACCAGATCCATAAAGGATATTCCTCGTTCTTCGTTCTATCCTTCTCATTCAGGTCGCGAAGGCGCGGAAGGCGGCGAAGGTTTCCGGCGCAACTGCTCGATCCACTGGCGCTGCGGCAACGAAGCGGGGCTCGCATCGCCTCGATAATCGCCCCGCTCCACCTCGCGGGCGTAACGTTCCAGCGAGGACTGACTCCACATTTCCCCCCGCATGGCCTGCTCGGTCCGGGTGTGCAACTCTGTCTTCGTCAAATCCAATGAACGCGTCTGCAAGATCGAGCCGCTGACCAGCTCCAGGTCCAACATCCCTTTCCGGTGCTGCACCATGCTGTCGAGCACAGCCAACTTGGCCTCGAACAGCTTCTCCTCGACTTCCAACACGGACCGCGTGTCCACACGGCCCATTTGCAATCGCTCCCGCTGATCTTTCAGCAGCCTCTCGTGGAAATCCACGGCCGCGCCGTAATTCGTGATATTCTCGGCTTGCAACTTCACCCTCAACAACGCCGTTTCCAGCGCCGAGGTGATCTGGGACTCCACCTCGCGGATGGCCAGCAATGCCTTCTTCTGATTGAGACGGGCCGCTTCAACCTCGCTCTTCTCGCGCAGGCCGCCGAGCAAGGGAATCCGCAACTCCATCCCGACCGACCACGCCGGAAAGCCCTTCTCGGTCACGGTGTCCCAGGCGCCACCCGCGGTGGAATCGAGTCCGTTGAGCCCGTAACTCGCCTTTAAATCCAACTGCGGCAATCTCTGGTTTTTGGCATAAGCCAGCCGCACCTTCTCCTGCTGCGCCTGTTTGCGTCGCGCAATGTAATCCGGATTCAAATCGAAGGCCTGTTGATAGCTCTCGTAATAAGTCAAGGGCTGCAAGATCGGTTCAGGACGGTCCGAGGCCAGAATCACCACGTTCGTTTCCACACTGGGCTCCGAGATCAAAATGGCCAACTGACCCGAGGCTTGCACCCGGCGCACGCGCGCTTCCTTGTGGCGCGCCTCGCGCAACCGCACGCCCGCCTCCGCCTTCAACACCTCGATCTCCGAGGATTGCCCAAGTTGCGCCCGATGCTTGTTGTCTTCCAGGATGGCTGACGCCACGCCAATGGATTCCGCCGTCAGGCGCTCCTGTTCCTGGGTCAAATACAAATCCCAATACGCGGACTCCGTTCGTCCCACCACCGTCATGAATTGACGGCGGTATTCCTGAAACGCGAGGTCGGAGATCAACGCGGCCAGCCGGATGCGGGATCCGGTGGCCACCGGGCCAAAGTTTTTCAACAACGGCTGGCTGACGCTGGCGCCGACGAAAGCCTCGTACTCACGCCCCAGGGTGCGCAGAGATTGCAGGTTGTTGCGCAAATCGCGCAGGGTCGCTCCCGTATTGAGTTTCGCTCCGGTGGGGATGAGAAATTCGATGCCCGCGTTGTAAGTGCTGTTGCGCTCCGAAAAACTGGGAATCGAGAGCAGGCTGCTCTGCTGTTGGGCATTGTTCTGGCGCCGGCTGTCCAAGTGATCGACCGACGTCACGAAGCGCGGCTCATACACCGAACGTTCCGCCGCTTCGCCTTTCCGGCTCACTTCGGCTTCGATCTGCTTGATCTGGATGCTTTCATTCCGAACCAGCATCCGATCCACGACCTGTTTCAAGGTCATCGTGTTCGTCACCGCGGGCGCGATCGAGGCGACTCCTGGGGAAGCCATCGAAAGCCCCCACGCGATCCCCGCGCAAAACCATGGCCGAGTCTCACGAACCCAGCGATTCCACCTCGAACATTTCATGACTGTTCCTTCCATGACCGCGGTACGACTTGATAACACATCCGTCCGAAGCCTAAGCCAACGCTCAGGCTGATTTCAACGCGGTTGTCCTAGGAACCATGCAAAAACTAATTCCGATTTTCCCGCGCCGGGATTTTGACCTGGAGCAAGACGCACTGAGGGAGTGTGCCCTGGCCATGGGCCTGTGACCGAAGTGCAACGACGCTCCAGGTCAAAAGAACAAGCGAGAAAACCGGAAGTCATTGTTGCACGGTTCCTTAAAGTCCCAAGTGAACCCACAAATCGCCGGGATCCAGGCGCAAATTCACGTAGAAAGGCCCGAATTCGCCGTAGCGCGCGCTCACTTCGTCAAAGCGCATCTCATAAACGATCTCCTTGAGCGCATCGGTCTGATGCGCCACCAGGGTAACGCCCCATTCCCAATCGTCGATGCCCGTCGAACCCGTGATCAACTGGGTGATGCGGCCGGAGAACTTGCGCCCGACCCGGGCATGCCCGGCCATGAGTTTCTTGCGGGCCGCAAAATCCAACGCATACCAGTTGTCCCCGCCCTGGCGGCGCTTGTTCATGGGGTAAAAAGCCATCACCTCCCAGTCCGGCAGCTCCGGATACAACCGATAATGCTCGTACTCCGCCTGGCGCGCCCGCATCTCCGCCATCCGTTTTTCAAAGGCCTCGCCTCCCGGTTCCAACTTCTCCGCGTGGACCAGCGTGTTCTTCATGTCCTCTTCCGTGGTCACGTACTCAGGAAGCTCCGTCACGCTGAGATAGCTGTAGACGGGCGCCAGGGTGCCCACCGGAAACGCAGCCTCGAACGCGCGGTGAATCTCCCCCACCCCGGCCAACTCGGACGCGTAGGCGATAAAGGCAAGATCCGCTTTCCCTCCCACGTTTGCGTAGGTGCAGATCCTTGGATGCGAAGCGGCGGCGTATCGTGCCCTCACCGCTTGGAGACAGGCCAGCGCCTCACCGCGAGCGGACTCGGACAACGCGGACCACCGCAACCGGTCGATCCGGTAAAACTGGTGCATGACGTGAATGCCACGGGAAAGTTTGACGATGGGAATGGACATAGGATCAGGGAGAACTTGCCTTTGGGCACTGGAGCGGAAAAAGCAGCTTAGGGAACTTCGAGCGCCTGCTCCAGCAATTGCGGGAGTTGCGCCATCACCCCGCTGGCACTTGCCACCAGCGTCGCGCCCGCGTCACGAGCCGAGGCATGAAGCGTGGAGGTCTTGGTGTCGGCAAAGGCGATGACGGGAATATGAGCGGTGTCCTTGTTCTTGCGCAGGGCCGCGATCTGGGCACAGACGTCGCACTTTTCCGAGCGCAGATCGGCCAGCACCACAATGGGACGCGCAGTCGCTGCTTCCGCCGCCAGTTGCGCCGCGCTGGTCAACGCCTTGACGCGATACCCCAGATCGTGCAACCGGTTCACCAACTGGCTCCCGGGCATGAGGATTTCGTAACAGACGATCGCAAGTGGCTGCGTCATGGCGGGCAGAGCTTGGAATTCGAATATTCAAAAATCAAACCTTTGCTCAAAATCGATTCAACCTAAGCGGAGCAGTTGAGCGTGTCGAAGGTGCGCAAAGGCTTGAGCGAGAAAGCCGCGATGCACGACGAGGCGTATCCGATGAGGTGAGACGTCGAGTTGGGCAGAGCGGCTTTATCGCCAAGACCTTGCGCAGATTCGGCAAGGGCAACTGCTCCGTTTAGGTTCAAACACCGTCTCATCCCGTCGTTGAATTTTCCCATCCGTTCCCTGAGACTCCGTCCCTGTTCTCCCTCCCATGCGCTACGCCCTCAACGCCAGCACGATTCGCCCCACCCCGCTCACCCGGAAAATTGAAATTGCGGCCCGTGCCGGCTATGCCGGCATCGAACTTTGGCACGACGAAATTGAGGCCGCCCTCGCGGTCGGATCCACCCTGTCCGACCTGCGCCGCCAACTCGACGAATCCGGCCTCCGCGTTCCCACCACCATCTACCTCGGCGGATGGTTTGAGGCCACTCCGGCCACCTACCCCGCCGCCCTTGAACATTGCCGCCGACGCATGGAACACGCTGCCACGCTGGGCGCCGAGTTCATCATCGCGAGCCCTCCCCCCGATCGTGCCGACTATCGGCTCGGCGCATCCCGCTACGCCGAACTGCTCTCCCTCGGACGCCAGATCGGAGTCCGCCCTTCCATGGAGTTCCTCGGCTTCGTTGGTCAACTCAACACCATCGAGGAGGCTCTCTCCGTGCTCGACCTTGCCGGTGATCCGCAAGGCACCACCATCCTGGATCCCTTCCACATCTATCGTGGTGGAGGCAGCATGGACTCCATTCTCAAACTTCGCGCCGAACAGATCGCGGTGTCGCATTTCAATGACACTCCTTCCACCCCCTCGCG encodes:
- a CDS encoding alpha/beta hydrolase, which gives rise to MINPAQAQTPAPAHSRLVSTRDVPYATPANSRQRVDIYAPEGAKHLPVVFWIHGGGWESGDRTAIQLKPQAFVDKGFVFVSTGYRLLAEVEMATIFRDVAKSLGWVHGNIARYGGDPTRIFVMGHSAGAQLAALICIDERYLKAEGVPFTRIKGCVPVDGDTFDVPAIIETAETRRRVHGLPQAKVGHRVKFGNDPAKHRDYSAVTHVTKGRNIPPFLILHVAEHPDTTAQAQRLDAVLKDAGISSKLFGARDTTHSRINENLGLPEDAPSRALFEFVAEMLKR
- a CDS encoding metallophosphoesterase — its product is MKPINRRVALKLTAMGVGALALKPEASFAQNPTQPFGPEFPNLDSLATGEWWNKGSAASNNGRRNNRGENPPPTMDVPRDQVVAFALYTLHGGVMKMTAQLFPLKPGEPRVARLEVRRDSGWVEIAKSEVLYPGWDAHFRVEPWDAAKDLAYRVRHGDNAKFEGLIRRDPAHQEEIVIANMSCNSSRTTGLRPEIIDNLKAQNPDLLFFAGDQTYRHTEHTAGWIEFGLQFREIMRDRPTLCIPDDHDVGHGNLWGENGKRSTIPGDADGGYRYPVEYVNQVQRQQSWHLPDPVDPAPVQRGITVHFTRLIVGGVDFALLEDRKFKSGPAGKIPQMGPRPDHINDPSYDPKAIDLPGLQLLGERQEKFLHAWGQDWTGAEMKCVLSATAFCGAVHMHGKRDGRLLADLDCNGWPQSRRNLALEEIRRAWAVHLCGDQHLAVVVKNGIREFGDGPYAFTSPALVNTIYGRWWHPLDEKPGPNPVPNSPLSWTGDFHDGLGNKLSMMAYANPKDVSDEKQRSDGYGIARFNKKKRTITFECWPRFADVKQGDQAQFPGWPITVAMAANDGRKVHALLPAVKLEGAANPVVQVIAEATGEILYTVRSQGASFTPRVYAPGKYTVKAGQDKPDTVLAKGLEVP
- a CDS encoding alpha/beta hydrolase, translated to MIICPGGGYWNLAWDLEGEEVAAWLNTVGVTAFVLKYRVPRRPGQPEPLPAPGPLLDAQRAVSLVRSRAAEWAIDPKRIGMVGFSAGGHLAVATATHFDQRAYEPIDEMDQISCRPDFAIAVYPGYFIEQRPAGQEINKDVLAPYVRIPKDTPPILLVHASDDAVAGAENSVVLYLALKRAKVPTEMHVYAQGGHGFGVRKSSLPCST
- a CDS encoding sugar phosphate isomerase/epimerase, with the translated sequence MRYALNASTIRPTPLTRKIEIAARAGYAGIELWHDEIEAALAVGSTLSDLRRQLDESGLRVPTTIYLGGWFEATPATYPAALEHCRRRMEHAATLGAEFIIASPPPDRADYRLGASRYAELLSLGRQIGVRPSMEFLGFVGQLNTIEEALSVLDLAGDPQGTTILDPFHIYRGGGSMDSILKLRAEQIAVSHFNDTPSTPSREKQHDRDRVMPGEGHLDLPRYLRGLRQTGYQGWLSLELFNEVLWQQDPLEVARTGLDKMKSLAEA
- a CDS encoding heme-dependent peroxidase, producing MSIPIVKLSRGIHVMHQFYRIDRLRWSALSESARGEALACLQAVRARYAAASHPRICTYANVGGKADLAFIAYASELAGVGEIHRAFEAAFPVGTLAPVYSYLSVTELPEYVTTEEDMKNTLVHAEKLEPGGEAFEKRMAEMRARQAEYEHYRLYPELPDWEVMAFYPMNKRRQGGDNWYALDFAARKKLMAGHARVGRKFSGRITQLITGSTGIDDWEWGVTLVAHQTDALKEIVYEMRFDEVSARYGEFGPFYVNLRLDPGDLWVHLGL
- a CDS encoding TolC family protein, whose protein sequence is MEGTVMKCSRWNRWVRETRPWFCAGIAWGLSMASPGVASIAPAVTNTMTLKQVVDRMLVRNESIQIKQIEAEVSRKGEAAERSVYEPRFVTSVDHLDSRRQNNAQQQSSLLSIPSFSERNSTYNAGIEFLIPTGAKLNTGATLRDLRNNLQSLRTLGREYEAFVGASVSQPLLKNFGPVATGSRIRLAALISDLAFQEYRRQFMTVVGRTESAYWDLYLTQEQERLTAESIGVASAILEDNKHRAQLGQSSEIEVLKAEAGVRLREARHKEARVRRVQASGQLAILISEPSVETNVVILASDRPEPILQPLTYYESYQQAFDLNPDYIARRKQAQQEKVRLAYAKNQRLPQLDLKASYGLNGLDSTAGGAWDTVTEKGFPAWSVGMELRIPLLGGLREKSEVEAARLNQKKALLAIREVESQITSALETALLRVKLQAENITNYGAAVDFHERLLKDQRERLQMGRVDTRSVLEVEEKLFEAKLAVLDSMVQHRKGMLDLELVSGSILQTRSLDLTKTELHTRTEQAMRGEMWSQSSLERYAREVERGDYRGDASPASLPQRQWIEQLRRKPSPPSAPSRPE
- a CDS encoding carbon-nitrogen hydrolase family protein; this encodes MVDQSIPNSPIVAPGSLAHDATLMETRRRLGQLAILWLTFQAAALHAADSTNTVRIAAAQAARRVIDFRLPPERALAEVDKNLDELERIIHRAGEAKCDALVLPEDTPGLLNWVGSNETEAKALLPKAVDRVIQRLGTAAARHSMYLVVCSDFTESDGGIYNTAFLLGRDGKELGRYHKVCPTWGEAGARRRGNSFPVFPTKDLGTASMLICYDLVVPETARCVALAGADIIFFPTMGGAAIGSDDIGVQALRVRAAENFIWLVVAQRGSGAMIISPQGKIVATAEGPDSLAIADIEVRGGSARAATR